A stretch of the Gracilinanus agilis isolate LMUSP501 chromosome 4, AgileGrace, whole genome shotgun sequence genome encodes the following:
- the LOC123246411 gene encoding olfactory receptor 12-like yields MQRRVPGNFSDVTEFILLGFRVSPELQIILFLVFLLIYVVILVGNIGMTVLIKIDSRLHTPMYFFLRNLSYLDLCYSTVIAPKTLTNFLSSSKTISYNSCAAQFFFFAFFVTTEGFLLAVMAYDRFTAICSPLLYPVRMSQTLCVQLVAGSYVCGCINSMVQTGFTFSLRFCGENRIDHFFCDISALIKISCVDTFVNEIVLFILSAVIIISTSLVILVSYSYILTAVLKIPSTQGRRRTFSTCGSHIAVVSLFYGTVFFMYAQPGALSSPEKSKVVAVFYTLVIPMVNPLIYSLRNRDVKESVKRIVGKKRSSQ; encoded by the coding sequence ATGCAGAGGAGGGTCCCTGGGAATTTTTCTGACGTGACCGAGTTTATCCTCCTGGGATTCAGAGTTTCCCCAGAGCTCCAGATCATCCTCTTCCTAGTGTTCTTGCTGATCTATGTGGTCATATTGGTGGGGAACATTGGCATGACAGTCCTCATCAAGATAGACTCTCGACTGCATACCCCCATGTATTTCTTCCTGAGAAACTTGTCCTATTTAGACCTTTGCTACTCAACCGTCATTGCGCCCAAAACTCTGACCAATTTCTTATCCTCTAGTAAGACAATCTCTTACAACAGCTGTGCCgctcaatttttcttctttgccttctttgTCACAACCGAAGGGTTTCTCCTGGCTGTGATGGCCTACGACCGCTTCACAGCCATCTGCTCCCCCCTCCTTTATCCCGTACGTATGTCCCAGACGCTGTGCGTCCAGCTGGTGGCCGGCTCCTACGTTTGTGGGTGCATCAATTCCATGGTTCAGACCGGCTTCACCTTCAGCTTACGGTTTTGTGGGGAAAACAGAATCGATCACTTCTTCTGTGACATTTCAGCCCTGATCAAGATTTCCTGCGTGGATACTTTCGTCAACGAGATTGTGCTGTTTATCCTTTCTGCCGTCATCATTATCAGCACCAGCCTGGTGATCTTAGTCTCCTACTCTTACATTCTCACCGCTGTCCTGAAGATCCCCTCCACGCAGGGCCGACGGCGAACCTTCTCCACCTGCGGGTCTCACATCGCTGTGGTGAGCTTGTTCTATGGAACGGTGTTCTTCATGTATGCCCAGCCAGGGGCCCTCTCCTCCCCAGAGAAAAGCAAGGTGGTGGCCGTTTTCTATACCCTTGTTATCCCCATGGTCAACCCCCTGATCTACAGCCTGAGAAATAGAGATGTGAAGGAGTCTGTGAAAAGAATCGTAGGTAAGAAAAGGTCTTCTCAGTGA